From the Chitinivibrionia bacterium genome, one window contains:
- a CDS encoding glycosyltransferase family 4 protein has product MKICILTPRFPFPENGGDVLRINNICRYLKSKGHQLILVSYYDNKDIKNNLSEQLYDKIYYIKHRKIRAYINTILAFIFNKPLQIGYYFSFEFLSVFKKVIKIEQPDLYISHLQRMVSYLNICRLHENSIVEATDLISKMYASTSNSSGISLKKFIYKIENERIKKHELQTLNAYKKCVFVSKEDIKHLDYKSVSVHACGVQCLPKIPAGYNKNKIVFVGNMRTLQNSDAVKFFIDEIFPVIKKAIPNAVFHIIGAEPPGFIQNMADGKNIIVSGFVQSIENEIKDAAVSVAPLRIAAGIQNKVLISMACGIPTVLTSCISAGIPELVSNQNCVITDEKTDFANAVISLMQNENMRNDIGAAGYEMVQSKYSWNEKLEGYEEL; this is encoded by the coding sequence GTTTCCGGAGAATGGCGGTGATGTTTTACGTATAAATAATATATGCCGCTACTTGAAAAGTAAAGGACACCAACTTATTTTAGTTTCTTATTATGATAACAAAGATATTAAAAATAATTTATCCGAACAACTCTATGATAAAATTTATTATATTAAACACAGAAAAATCAGAGCGTACATAAATACAATACTCGCATTTATTTTTAACAAGCCGCTTCAAATCGGTTATTATTTCTCATTTGAGTTTCTGTCGGTGTTCAAAAAAGTAATTAAAATAGAGCAACCGGATTTATATATTTCACATTTGCAGAGAATGGTGTCTTACCTGAACATTTGCCGCCTACATGAAAATTCAATTGTAGAAGCAACCGACTTAATTTCAAAAATGTACGCCTCTACAAGTAATTCTTCAGGCATCTCTTTAAAGAAATTTATCTATAAAATTGAAAACGAACGTATTAAAAAACATGAATTACAGACATTAAACGCCTATAAAAAATGTGTTTTTGTATCAAAGGAAGATATAAAACATCTTGATTACAAATCAGTGTCAGTGCATGCCTGCGGAGTGCAATGCTTGCCGAAAATTCCGGCAGGATACAATAAAAACAAGATTGTATTTGTCGGTAATATGCGCACACTGCAAAATAGTGATGCTGTAAAATTTTTCATAGACGAGATTTTCCCTGTAATAAAAAAAGCAATTCCAAATGCTGTGTTTCACATAATCGGCGCTGAGCCTCCTGGGTTTATTCAAAATATGGCAGACGGAAAAAATATTATAGTAAGCGGATTTGTTCAATCAATCGAAAACGAGATAAAAGACGCGGCAGTATCTGTTGCACCTTTGCGTATTGCTGCAGGTATTCAAAACAAAGTGTTAATTTCTATGGCTTGCGGCATTCCAACAGTACTGACATCTTGCATATCGGCAGGTATTCCTGAACTTGTGTCAAACCAAAATTGTGTTATTACAGACGAAAAAACCGATTTTGCAAATGCTGTTATATCGTTAATGCAAAACGAAAATATGCGCAACGATATAGGTGCAGCCGGATATGAAATGGTGCAATCCAAGTATTCTTGGAATGAAAAGCTGGAAGGGTATGAAGAGTTGTGA